The DNA region ATAGGTTCTAATTTAGTTGAATTTTTATTAAGTCATAATGCAAGAAAAGTACGTGTTCTTGATAACTTTAGCAATGGACACAGAAAAAATATTGCCAGTTTTATTTCAAATCCAGCTTTTGAAATAATAGAAGGTGATATAAGAAATTTAGAGACGTGCTGTGAAGCGTGCATTGATATAGATTTTGTATCTCATCAAGCTGCACTCGGCTCTGTTCCTCGTTCGATTAACGATCCAATAACAACTAATGAGGTAAATATTAATGGATTTCTGAATATGCTTATAGCGATAAAGGATTCTAATGTAAAGAGGATGGTTTATGCTGCGTCTTCATCTACCTATGGAGATAGTAAATCCCTGCCGAAAGTTGAGTCTATTATTGGAAATCCGCTGTCACCGTATGCAGTAACTAAGTATGTAAATGAATTGTATGCCCATGTCTTTGCTCTAAATTATGGCGTTGAAACTATTGGATTAAGGTATTTTAATGTGTTTGGGCCCAAACAAGATCCGAATGGAGCCTATGCTGCGGTAATACCATTGTTTGTTCAAGCTATCCTAGATAATCAATCACCTTTTATAAATGGTGATGGAGAGCAAACTCGTGACTTTACATACGTTGATAATGCCGTTCAAGCAAATGTGAACGCTATGCTGTCAGATAATTCTGAAGCAACTAATCAGATTTACAATATCGCGGTTGGAGACAGAACATCTTTGAATCAGATGTTCGAGATATTGAAGGGAGTTGAAAACAGAGATATTGTCGCAATATATAGAGAAGGCAGAAAAGGAGATGTAAGAGATAGTTTAGCTGATATATCAAAGGCTGCCGACTTATTAGAATATAAACCTCAGGTAAAATTTAAAGATGGGCTAGTGAAGACATATAATTGGTATAAGAATAATCAAGGCTTTGTTAGGTCATGATACTTTGTAAATTCGTTAATATTATTCTCATAATTCGATTGTTGTTACATTGATGGGACTTCAGAAGGCCACAATTTCGGGGTTAATTTGGACATTAGCTCAACAATTTAGTGTTCAGATAATTTACTTTATCACTCAAATTATTCTTGCGAGACTGTTGTCTCCTTCTGCTTTCGGCTTAATTGCTATGTTGCAAATTTTTATATCTATCGGGCAAATTTTGATAGATAATGGGATGGCTACTTCATTAATCAGAACTCAAAATGTTGATGAACGGGATTACTCAACCGTTTTTATTATTAACATGGTGTCTAGCGTATTGATTTATATGATCATCTTTATCCTTGCACCTTTTATCGCGTCTTTTTATAATCTTTCTGAATTGACTTTGATTGTAAGGGTTTATACATTGTCGTTCATTATTCAAGCATTGGTCGGTGTCCAAACAACTCAGTTAACGAAAGCGATGAATTTTAAGCTCCAAATGTTAATGCAGGTTCCTTCAGCAATTATTGGAGGAATATCAGGGATAATATTAGCAATAATGGGGTATGGCGTTTGGAGTTTGGTTTGGATGGCGCTTATCCGCACTTTTGTTTTTATGGTGCAGCATTGGTTCTATACAGATTGGAGACCTAAATTAATGTTTGACAAATTAAAATTAAAATATCATTTTGGCTTTGGCTACAAACTTACACTTTCTGGGGTGCTTGATGTGATTTATACTAATTCCTATAATCTTATCATCGGAAAGCTATTTTCAACTACACAGCTTGGATATTATAATCAAGCGGACACATTGAGGATGTTTCCTGTAAACAATATTTCTATGGCATTGAATAAGGTAACCTATCCAATGTTTGCCTCCATTAACAATGACGATGAGAAATTAAAGATTGCATATAAAAAATTAATGACGCAGATTTTATTTTGGATAGTACCATTTATGCTTTTATTAATTGTGATTGCCAGACCTTTGTTTATTTTTTTGATTGGAGAAAAATGGGAACCAGCAGTCCCGTATTTTAGGATACTATGCATTGCTGCTATAGTATACCCACTTCATATTTATAACCTTAATATAATTAATGTTAAAGGAAGAAGTGACCTTTTCTTAAGGTTAGAAGTGATTAAAAAAATTGTTGGGTTATCAGTGATTGGCATTTCACTTTTTTTTGGAATGCCTGGACTTTTGATTGGACAAGTATTGTTTTCATTTGGTGCGGTATACATTAACACCTATTATAGTGGTAAAATGATTAATTATTCGTTAAAAGAGCAAATGAAAGATATTTACCCCATTTTTTTAATCGCGGTATTTACTTTAGTCATTACTTGGGGAGGGTACTTAATATTAGGCAACTATTTTCGTCTGGCAAATTTATTGCAGGTCGTTTTAGTTGGAACGGTTTTTTTTGCAACATACATAGGTGTTTGTTTTTTATATAAAGTTCCTGCTTTGCAAGACTTTAAAAATATTGTGTCTAATAAACCTTTGTTACCTTAATTGAAAATTTTATGATCCCTGTTACCAAACCTTTTTTGCCACCTAAAGAAGATTACGAAAAATATTTAAAAGGTATATGGCACCGTCGATGGCTAACCAATATGGGGCCATTGGCTAGTGAGTTGGAGATGAAACTAAAGGATCATTTGTGCATCGATCATTTGTTGTTTGTAACAAATGGTACGGTCGCTTTGCAGATGGCCATTAAAGCCCTTGATTTAAAAGGAGAGATTATAACTACTCCATTTTCTTTTATTGCGACGACAAGCAGCATTGTATGGGAAGGTTGTACTCCTATATTTGCAGATATTGATAAGGATACATTAAATATCGACGTGAAGAAAATCGAAGAAGTTATTACAGAAAGAACAACAGCGATTTTAGCAACTCATGTTTACGGTAATCCTTGTGATGTATTGGGAATTCAGAAGATTGCTGATAAATACAATTTGAAAGTGATTTATGATGGTGCTCATGCCTTTGGAGTTAAAGTTGAAGGTAAGTCAGTTTTTGAGTACGGAGATATAACGACCTGTAGTTTGCATGCTACCAAACTTTATCATTCAGTAGAAGGTGGGTTGATGATTACGCAGAATGCGGCTGTTTTAAAGAAATTAGCCTACATAAGGAATTTTGGGTTTAATGGGCCGGAAGCTTTTGCAGAACTGGGCCTGAATGGGAAAAATTCTGAATTTCACGCGGCAATGGGATTAGCAAACTTGGATCATATAGAAAGTATTCATACCAATCGAAAGTTGATTTGCGAGCACTACGATAAAAAGCTTAAGAATTTCAAAGGTGTTAAACCTGTGTGGAATAGTTTTGCGACTATGAATTATGCTTATTACCCAATAGTTGTAGAAGATGAAAGCCTGCTTTATAAATGCATCGAGATTTTAAAACTTAATGAAATTTTTATAAGACGATATTTTTATCCTTCACTTTCCACAGTTTTGCCTTATGTAGAATCCGTTGAAATGCCAATTACTGAGGATATTGCCAGAAGGGTTATGTGTTTGCCGTTGTATCATGATTTGAGCCTTGAAGAAGTTGATTTAATTTGTAGGTTATTGTTAAGGACACAAAATAATTAAATGTATGTTAATTGTAGGAGCGAGTGGATTTGCTAAAGAAATATTGCAGATATTTCATGATACAAATAATCTTTCTGATTTGGCTTTTTATGATGACATAAATGCTAACCAATCGGTCTTTGAAAGATTTCAGGTTTTAAAAAATGAGTTGGAGGTAAAAGCATATTTTGAAGCACATGGACCCGAATTTACACTTGGTCTTGGTAATCCTCAGTTGAGAAATAAGTTGTATATTAAATTTAAAGAACTTGGAGGGAAATTCAGCTCGGCTATTAGCCCATTTGCAAGAATCGGGAACTACAATGTGACATTAGGTATTGGTACAAATGTACTTAGTGGTGCTACCTTTTCTAATAGTACCAAGATTGGAATAGGGGGAATAGTATATTATAATGTTGTTGTTACTCATGACTGTATTATTGGCGACTTTGTTGAATTGTCACCAAATGTCCAGCTTCTTGGCCGGTGTGAAATCGGTAGTTTTACTCAAGTAGGATCCAATGTGGTTGTATTGCCTGACGTTAAGATTGGCACTAACGTAATCATCGGGGCGGGGGCGGTTGTGACGAAAAATGTACCGGACAATTGTTTAGTTGTGGGTGTGCCGGCGAAAGTCATTAAATATCTTGAACCATTGAATCTTGCCAAACTGTTTTAAACTATAAAAATAAAAATATGACGTCTTCTGGGCCGAAAGTTTCCATTTGTATTGTTACTTACAATCAGGAAAAATATGTTGAAAAGTGTATCGATAGCGTGCTGGCTCAAATTGTAAATTTTGAATATGAGATAATAATAGCAGATGATTGTTCGACTGATGAGACAAAAAATATCCTAAGCAGGTATTCTTCTGCCCATTCAGATAAGATAAAGTTTGTTTCGCACGAGCAAAATATCGGACCATTTCGGAATTTTGTTTTTGCGCATACTGAGGCACGGGGTGACTATGTAGTCCACCTTGATGGTGATGATTATACTTTGCCGGGAAAATTACAAGCTCAAGCGGATTATCTCGATGAAAATCCAGATTGTGCTATCGTATGGCACAGAATGAATTCAATAGATCAGAGTAGTGGATTCATGTATGAAGATAATTATGTTGAAAATGGAATAGTTTACAAAAAAATAGATATTGTAGATTTAATATCTAATATAACTATTGGTTTTAATAGTTCCAAGATGTATAGACGCGATTATGAGCATCGAGACTGGCTGGATTATTATGAATTGGATTTTCCGTTTAATGTTTTAAAAGTTATAAATAAAAAGAAGTATGCGGCTTTTGTTTCTGATGCTGTTTACGGCGTATATCGAAGTAATATTGGAATAAGTTTTACTCATAACTATGAAATTAAGATTAAAATTTATAAATGGCTGTTAAGATATTATAAGGATAAATTGATTGATAAATCGCAAATAAATGCCAAAATAGCTTTGTT from Pedobacter africanus includes:
- a CDS encoding DegT/DnrJ/EryC1/StrS family aminotransferase; the encoded protein is MIPVTKPFLPPKEDYEKYLKGIWHRRWLTNMGPLASELEMKLKDHLCIDHLLFVTNGTVALQMAIKALDLKGEIITTPFSFIATTSSIVWEGCTPIFADIDKDTLNIDVKKIEEVITERTTAILATHVYGNPCDVLGIQKIADKYNLKVIYDGAHAFGVKVEGKSVFEYGDITTCSLHATKLYHSVEGGLMITQNAAVLKKLAYIRNFGFNGPEAFAELGLNGKNSEFHAAMGLANLDHIESIHTNRKLICEHYDKKLKNFKGVKPVWNSFATMNYAYYPIVVEDESLLYKCIEILKLNEIFIRRYFYPSLSTVLPYVESVEMPITEDIARRVMCLPLYHDLSLEEVDLICRLLLRTQNN
- a CDS encoding acetyltransferase, which translates into the protein MLIVGASGFAKEILQIFHDTNNLSDLAFYDDINANQSVFERFQVLKNELEVKAYFEAHGPEFTLGLGNPQLRNKLYIKFKELGGKFSSAISPFARIGNYNVTLGIGTNVLSGATFSNSTKIGIGGIVYYNVVVTHDCIIGDFVELSPNVQLLGRCEIGSFTQVGSNVVVLPDVKIGTNVIIGAGAVVTKNVPDNCLVVGVPAKVIKYLEPLNLAKLF
- a CDS encoding SDR family oxidoreductase, which translates into the protein MGIELNKIKENSFLITGGAGFIGSNLVEFLLSHNARKVRVLDNFSNGHRKNIASFISNPAFEIIEGDIRNLETCCEACIDIDFVSHQAALGSVPRSINDPITTNEVNINGFLNMLIAIKDSNVKRMVYAASSSTYGDSKSLPKVESIIGNPLSPYAVTKYVNELYAHVFALNYGVETIGLRYFNVFGPKQDPNGAYAAVIPLFVQAILDNQSPFINGDGEQTRDFTYVDNAVQANVNAMLSDNSEATNQIYNIAVGDRTSLNQMFEILKGVENRDIVAIYREGRKGDVRDSLADISKAADLLEYKPQVKFKDGLVKTYNWYKNNQGFVRS
- a CDS encoding lipopolysaccharide biosynthesis protein; amino-acid sequence: MGLQKATISGLIWTLAQQFSVQIIYFITQIILARLLSPSAFGLIAMLQIFISIGQILIDNGMATSLIRTQNVDERDYSTVFIINMVSSVLIYMIIFILAPFIASFYNLSELTLIVRVYTLSFIIQALVGVQTTQLTKAMNFKLQMLMQVPSAIIGGISGIILAIMGYGVWSLVWMALIRTFVFMVQHWFYTDWRPKLMFDKLKLKYHFGFGYKLTLSGVLDVIYTNSYNLIIGKLFSTTQLGYYNQADTLRMFPVNNISMALNKVTYPMFASINNDDEKLKIAYKKLMTQILFWIVPFMLLLIVIARPLFIFLIGEKWEPAVPYFRILCIAAIVYPLHIYNLNIINVKGRSDLFLRLEVIKKIVGLSVIGISLFFGMPGLLIGQVLFSFGAVYINTYYSGKMINYSLKEQMKDIYPIFLIAVFTLVITWGGYLILGNYFRLANLLQVVLVGTVFFATYIGVCFLYKVPALQDFKNIVSNKPLLP
- a CDS encoding glycosyltransferase family 2 protein yields the protein MTSSGPKVSICIVTYNQEKYVEKCIDSVLAQIVNFEYEIIIADDCSTDETKNILSRYSSAHSDKIKFVSHEQNIGPFRNFVFAHTEARGDYVVHLDGDDYTLPGKLQAQADYLDENPDCAIVWHRMNSIDQSSGFMYEDNYVENGIVYKKIDIVDLISNITIGFNSSKMYRRDYEHRDWLDYYELDFPFNVLKVINKKKYAAFVSDAVYGVYRSNIGISFTHNYEIKIKIYKWLLRYYKDKLIDKSQINAKIALLLLSDLKHRQRTVFYGVYAFLSTCMSFKIQSLRLIHSKRINILTKFKKVDKDLYL